In Rutidosis leptorrhynchoides isolate AG116_Rl617_1_P2 chromosome 6, CSIRO_AGI_Rlap_v1, whole genome shotgun sequence, the DNA window TATTTTAATTTGTGTTTCTTCTCTTTGCGTTCTTCTCTGGGTTATAAAAAAAAGCAACTATTTCACGTAGTTTATTTTTTTTCGATAATAAATCTGTATTGTTTGTCTTATATTTTCTATAAAGATTCAGTCTATTTTGTTGCTGTAATGTTTCTGAAATGTTTAAAATTTGCCAGAAAGCAATCAGAGTGCAAATATGGGTAAATGTTCATTCAAGCTTGACCACCCTTTGGGTATTCTACTATTCATCAAACAATCTTTTTttccttttataattattattttgaaaatattTGCAATTATTATTGATGATTGATTTGCAATATAAATCCAAATAGTTGAAAGGAAACTATGGATTGGTAATATTTGGatgtttttatgattattattgaaTCTAAGCCTAGTAAATTTATTGTTTAATTGTCTTCATGTACATTGGttgttaatttaattataattctacTGTTGATGCTATTTGAAAGTTGTGGTACACAAGATCTGATTAATTTTAAATTTCTACATAATTAGATTGTGTTCATTAGCTAATTAAATTGCATTTGGTTTTGTTTAAAATAGAAAAGAGAATGGCTGAATCCTCACGCATCAGGGAGAAGTATCCCGATAGAGTACCGGTATGACATttgggttgtttttttttttttatttcatcaaAGTTTATGTTAGATAACCAATGTGTTTAAACCATCTCTTAAGTCGATTGCGGTATTTATATTCAGGTGATCGTTGAGAGAGCTGAAAAAAGCAATATTCCTGACATAGACAAAAATAAGTATGTCGATTTTCATCTTCCCTCTCTGTTTTGTTTCTCTTCTTTTATTTTTGGCAAACATATTGAAAACTATATATAACTGAGTCCCTTCATCGAAAGATGAAAGAAACAAACAAGGATACAAACAACACGGCCAGGCTCGGGAACAGTAAACAAACCCTAACAAACAAGCTAACGCTAACTACAACCTAGCCAAGCCAAAACCGGGATAACAAAATACCATGTACTACAAAGAACAAACGAAACACCACCGGAACAACTTAAACCATAAGCAATTACAACCAGACGCATCATAAACGCCACAACAAAGAACTAAACTCTACGAAAACCAATACACAAATTTAAACCAATCATGGCTTATCCTTACCGTTACCGGGATTACCTTTTGCAATCCTTGATGATCGGTTTAACCACCTTACCATCAACTGTGGGCCGGTTGATACCTTTACCCGCAAGGGACCTAAAAGAATAAGACAAAACATTTGACAAGCCATCCCCAATTAGCGTACCCTACTACGGGAGAATCAACCCTTTCTTCGCCGACCCCTTAAAGAACCAATGTTACGATCCGACCCTTTTTTCAAATTAGATGAACCACCAACAAGCTCGTCCACGAGATCTTGAACAAATTTTGCACCGCCTCCCCAAAACATGGCCTTGCACCCGCCTTTGACCTCGTCGACTTAGAAGTTCCCACGTCGAAAGTCTTCAAAAAATTCCTACTTTTTTGAAACCAAGCACGACAAAAGGCCTTTGCACGACGAATCGGAGAAGAGCAAAatctactaccaccaccaccatcgtCAAGTGTACCGTTTTGTTTCTCTTCTATTATTAGAAAAAAATGAAATTAAATACCTGAGATCATGTTTTTTCTTAGAaactttttgttttggactaacatGTGTCATGTCAAAATAAAACATGTATAAGCAGGAAAATAAACATGTATAACTTGCGTTTCAGAAAAACATGCGTCATGTCAAAAAAAAAACATGTATAAGCAGGAAAATAAACATGTATAACTTGCCTTTCAGAAAAACATGTGCCATGTCAAACCAATGTATACGGTGTTGCGATAGTGATATTCAAacgatgataactataataatcagATAATAGTTAACCATAATATAGTGTGGGGCATGATATAATGTTTGGATGTCTTTGTGCTGTTTTAAATTATAATGATGGCTAATGATTCCGGGTATTTGGTGTGTATTGAAACACTAAGAACAATAATTCTTAAATAAGAAAATCCAGGTAATTGAATTTGACTGTTTGACCGTTCGTTCCCCTGCAGCCAGTGTTGTTAATGGCAGCTATCTCGGCCAACTAGTCGGTTTGTAGATTAGCCCGTCCCGTATCGCCTAAAAACGTCTAATTAGGCAGTCAAGGCTAAAAAGTCAGGTCAAAGTCTGTCTGAATCGGGTCTAtgtcggtcaaagttggtcaaagttggtcaaagtcaAGATTTCTCCCGACTCTGACTGCAGCTAAGTTATTGAACCTTTAATTTGACACACAAAATAACCAAATAATCATTCGCATGCAGATATCTAGTACCTGCTGATTTGACCATTGGTCAATTTGTGTATGTGGTTCGTAAGAGGATCAAGCTAACCCCTGAGAAGGCTATCTTTGTTTTCATAAAGAACATGCTACCACCAACTGGTGAGACCCAAATAACCTTTTTATATCGCTTGTTTGATCATCTTTTTAAACAATGAACTTAGTTATTCTTGTTGCTGTTGAATGTTTGCAGCTGCTTTGATGTCTGCAATGTATGAGGAACACAAAGATGAAGATGGGTTCCTTTACATGAGCTACAGTGGCGAAAACACATTTGGATCTATGTAAATTTAATTGCGTTAATATGTACAGAATAAAACTTGTTAATTAAAATTCCTCGTTTCAGGTATGTGATTACATTGACAAATTGATCGTTTTATAATCTAAATCTTTCCGTTTCATGTGAATGTGATCTTCATCTTTTCATCTATGTTGTGCTCATCAGTGGATTTTGATTGCGACATTGTGTTGTTTAATATACCAGAAAGGTTAAGGGAAAAAATTCATTATAATTTCTTGTTTGTTCATCTTTCAATCATTTCAAACAGTCCTGATAACCAATGAAGAAGTCATCTAAAACATTAATTTCCTATTTAGAATTATATATTTTGTTTTCCATTGACAAACTCAAAAAGGTTGGCTATTCTAATATCTTGTTGAAACCATCTCGAAATGAACCTGCTTTGTTTGACAATGCTCAAAATTATACTTGGCAATTGGGACCCATACACTCAAattcgggtcaaatgggtcaagctttcgggtcaattgggtcttgagaaaAATTAAGTTTAACAATAAAcaatgtaaatcaaaacttaaaaaaatTCAAATGGATTTCTCTCAAACCTATTGAGTCATATACAAAAAATGTAGGAACAGGTTTAATGGGTATCAATACATAAAAATCAATAAATAGAAATGGGTCTaatgaattttgtaaatgggtcaaatgggttgagGATAAAAAATTTCAtacgtcaaaaatttataaaagcattcatggttatatcatttattatgtacattaatatttcttatgtatatataataaataataataactaaaataatgtaataaatgtaaaaaaagtgatctaacctatttgacccatttgacccatttgacttgtgacccattcgacccattactcaaaccaacccaacctgacccattttgacccgtttaaaaAATTGAACCGTTagacctatgacccatttcaactcaaaaccattttgacccgttacccaaaccgacccaacctgacccgtttgccagaCATACTCAAAATCCTAAAAGTTTGTACAAACTTACATGCCTTAGAAGGTGGTACGAATCTGGGTTTGCGATACGATCTATTTGGTGTTAATTCTACACGTGCGAATACCCATGTTGAAGATGACATATTTACGAGAGGTGATCGGTACAAAACATCATTTTGGTCATACACCACCAAATAAATATTTTGGATATTTTTACCCATAGGTTGAAAAGGGAGGATGTGATAGGGCGATTAAAAGAAATTGGTAAAATCGTTCAAAATGTTTATTTTATGGTATACGGCAAAACAGAGGTGGTGTACAGATCGCCTCCTGTTTGTTTATCGCATTTGGATTTCTCTAATTTTAACAATCTGCTTTCATAAAATCGAATCATGCTTGTTCTATTAACAAACCCATAGGGGAGGAGTTAGTTATGTTCACCAATTTAAAACATTAATCTGTAAAGTGTAAAACAATTCCATCGTATATCAAGAAACTCAAGTATCATGATTCCATTTTCTAAATGTATTTATCAAGATTCTAATCTTGATAATTACATTGAATTATAGAAGATTGAGAGAAACTTGTTCATTTATCTTACAGTTTGTATTTCGGgaagaaaaaaataattaaaaaaaaaaaaaaaaaaaaaaaaaaaaagaagaagaagaagtcagCTTAGAATTTCAAAATAAAAACTTTGACCTCAGAAGTCAAAGTATCAACTGCAGTACAGGTTTACTCTATTGATAGTCACATGGAATGTTGACCGCTCAGTTACACAACACGGTTTGGTTTAGGACTACAATTCGCTAGGTCACAAAAAATTGGTACGGGCGGAGTCGTCATTTTTGATCCCATGGTGCAATAAACCGTATAATATGGCACCATTTTATGTTAACTAATCATTTATATTACTCCGTCCCAACTAATAGTCATGTTTTTCCATTttgagatgtcccaaattaatagtcaacttccataaatagataagaataatgaGGTAAAGTTCTTTTATACACTTACTTTATACATGTAAAATAAAAAGGTAAGTAAAAAGTAAAAGGATAAaactataaaataaataaaaagtacagtTGATATTAACATTTATTAAACTATATGCCCTTTTGTCTATAGACTATTAAATTGGAACCGGAGTATATGGTAGAAATCCAGACGTCTAAAATATTTTGTAGACTTCACCAATATTAAGGAATTTTTTGTTGACTCAACTCACACGTCCATTATAAATTTATAACGAATATAAGAAATGTGCCATACCAGGATTAAAACCCTCAACAGATAACATAAGAAACTAAAAGTTGTTTTCAAGCTCATGTGTCAAAAATCAACTTGGAACATCAATATTCGTTTCAATCGACTTTGGTAAGCGGGAAACACTCGGGTATGCAAGTTTTGGGGGTTTTACCATGTAACTATAACCTTTACTCACAGTTATAAACATGATAAAACGTGTAAACACGAATCCAAGAAACATATTTTGCAATGCAGAATGCAGACAGAATTAGTGCTCAACGTATATAAAGAAATCTTTGTACATTAGCTTATGACGGTTATAACATTGATCATAATGGAGATGTATCTGCAAATTTAAAGCACTCATACATGGAACTTGATGCCTTAAATAAGGTCACAAGGATGTTATGGGCAAAAAATGCCACATAACTTTATTCATAGCGATTGCATCCTTGATTACACGATACTATTACCATAACACACTTGACCACCTTACTCTTACTTAGGAAGTTCTTTCAAGAAGTCTTCATGATCAACAAGAACCTACAATCAAACAACATACAAAATATTATACATGTTAGCGTCAACCATCACAAGTTAGCCCacctgagttccttgcaagaggtctcaggttcgaaacaTGTTtaggacaaaaaaaaaaaaattatggtgaCCAAGGAAACAACCACGGAGTAATCCTCCTGGGCTGCGTACAATAAAGTATAGGGTGGGAATACTTGCCCTCGAGCAGGgaaaaaccttataacttctaaCTTCTATAAACATACATAAAGTTCTACTATGTCTTGGTTAAAGAAAAGAATTGAGTTCTACATGTAACATAGaagatttatttataatttataatttctttagttttaaacgtaaaataaccaaatgaataataatATTTACCGTTTTCCAGCCATCTGGATCCAAGAAAGAGGTGATTTTGGTACCGAGTCCAGGAATCGGCCCAGGCTGCCTGGTTATCTTTCCACCAAGCTCTTGGATGACATGGTTGACGACTTCAGCACTTTTATACACATCAGTGGTACTAATTGCAACCTATATACACCATACAATCATAATCATATACATTAAACTTGATGAATTTATACATAGAGATTTAAATAAAAGAACAAATCATCTGCTAATGGAACAAGGTTTACCTGTGCATATGCGTTCCCTTTGGTATACTCGGTTACACCATAATTGTATGTGAGCTCCAAAACAACGCTTTCTTTTTCTTCAGCGTACCCCATCATTGCCAAAGTGTACTGTGTCACAATTTATGTTTATAGCAAGGATGGAAAAGTCACGAGACAGAGACGATTCGGGACTTTTCGTCGGTCGAGTGGGGGTCGAGTCGAACATTGACTAACGTCGACTTTTAGTAGTAATACATATAATTTAACATATACGTAGTACACACAAATATATCTAACATAATCAAATGTAAACATTTTAAACTATGTATAGGGCACGAAAAGCGCGAAATCTGAGTAACAAATATTATAATTTTGACCTGACATTGACCACCCGTGACTTTCCGATTCACACGAACTTTGACCTGACTTTTTAGCGTTAAACGGCTAATTAGAAGTTTTTGGGCGAAACAGGGCATGCTAATCACCAAACCGACTAGTCGGCCGAGGCGGCCGCCGTTTACAACACTGTTTTAGTAACTCAAAAAGTGATACAGAAAACCTCATAGAGAATATGAGACATACTTTCTGTTCTGGTCTATCGACTGTCCTGCATAGCTTCATCCCGAGTGCCTGTACAAATCAGATCAAGTCATAAACCTAATCAACTAATTGTATAAATCAGATTATTCAGGAAACTAACCAAGAAAACCACACCTTCTCATAAAATTTGATGGAACGTTCAAGATCACCAACACGGAGCATTACTTGGCAGAGTGGTTCAGGTGTGTTTGGCCTATCGATGAGTTCAAAAAGGTAACCATCAGGGTCTTTAGCAAAAGCAATTATACTTGTTCCACCTTTAACGGGACCTGCCTCCCTTGTGATGGTCCCACCTTTAGCCTTAATGTCTTCAGCAAGTTTGTACACCTACCAAAAAGATCTGAATTTAGCACACAAAAATAAACCAAActtcatatcatatcatatcatatcaaaGTAAAACTACGCATACATCTGAGGTAGCAATTGCAAAATGCCCAAATCCGGTTCCTATATCATACTTATCCACTCCATAATCTGTACCATTAACATAAACACAACATCAATATTAATCACAAgcccaaaaaaaacaaaaaacaaaaaattacTTTGAAACGTGTAGAAACATACTGTATGTAAGCTCCACTACAAAGTGTGATTCTTCAGGACCAAATCCAAGAAATGCATTTGAGTACTTCTCCTCAGGTATGTCTCGTTGCCTCAGTAATTTCATTCCAAATGCTTCAGTGTAAAACCTAAtatagcaaatatatatataaaaaaataaacgtATAACTCGAATACTCTAAAATACTGGGAAGAACATATAAGACGTGAGATGTGTGATGTACTTAATGCTGCGTTCAAGATCACCAACACGATAGACTGCATGTAGCATACGACGATTATCCTTCTTTGGAAATTCCAATAACTCGGCACTTAGGGCACCTGATGCTGACTCAGCCATTTTGATAAACTGTTTATTTGTTTACTCTGTTCATAATTAAAGTATTGTATATCAGAAGATTGATAAGGGGAAAACATGTTCTTTTTTTGGACATTTGCTTGGGATCATCCGGGGGGACTAAACCACTaacgcgttcatctcccgtagttgattgcataacccgcccccaactactgccctggaggaaacccggacctttccgagggcatggccggtaaaacccaCGGGAAAACATGTTCTGCGTATGTATACTGATGTACAGATTACATAGCATCTAACAGTTATACTTTTGAAGAGAATTCATAGCTTAATTATAAAAGATATAAAGCTACTACTATTCTTTTATTCGTTAACATTTAAGAAGCTTATTAAACATCTATGGCTCTGATGACAAATAATTTGACAACTGGTAGTAGATAAAAAGCTACTAAATTACAGTATTATAATAAGAACCAAACAATTTCAAATATATCTATAAATATGTTGGGAAAAATTGCTATATCTGATAAAAATAAGAACAGAAATAAAATTGGAACAAATTTCATGATGAATTGGTTTGATATTGTGCAAGACTGATCGTTTGGTAAGCAGTATATGACTGTAAACCCTAATTATTCGcataataatgatatataatataagTGTTGTAACAGAGGCCAGAAAACGAACCCTAACAAAAACGATGAACAAAATAACAAGTGATTAAACAAACCTAGTTCTTTATATCATAATAGAAACGACTGTGATATAAAGATTAATTGACGTTTTAGTGACGAAGAATGAATACTTACAGAAGATAGACAAGTGATCGGTGAGAGACACGAGTC includes these proteins:
- the LOC139856107 gene encoding autophagy-related protein 8C-like, which gives rise to MGKCSFKLDHPLEKRMAESSRIREKYPDRVPVIVERAEKSNIPDIDKNKYLVPADLTIGQFVYVVRKRIKLTPEKAIFVFIKNMLPPTAALMSAMYEEHKDEDGFLYMSYSGENTFGSM
- the LOC139851509 gene encoding lactoylglutathione lyase GLX1-like, whose protein sequence is MAESASGALSAELLEFPKKDNRRMLHAVYRVGDLERSIKFYTEAFGMKLLRQRDIPEEKYSNAFLGFGPEESHFVVELTYNYGVDKYDIGTGFGHFAIATSDVYKLAEDIKAKGGTITREAGPVKGGTSIIAFAKDPDGYLFELIDRPNTPEPLCQVMLRVGDLERSIKFYEKALGMKLCRTVDRPEQKYTLAMMGYAEEKESVVLELTYNYGVTEYTKGNAYAQVAISTTDVYKSAEVVNHVIQELGGKITRQPGPIPGLGTKITSFLDPDGWKTVLVDHEDFLKELPK